DNA from Pelobacter propionicus DSM 2379:
ATGCACGATGTCTGGCGACAAGCCACCGAAAACCTCGAAAAAGTAATGTCAGAGAGTGACTTTACGACATGGATTCAACCCATATCGTACAGTCATGCCGATGACACGACAGTCTTCCTTACGGTTCCCACGCTCTTCTTCAAGGAGTGGATCGATGAACACTACCGTCAGGTGCTTGTCGGCGCCCTCTCCGTCACGGCGGGAAAAAAGTATTTCATCGAGCTCGTGGTGCAGGAGGAGGACCAGAACGCCGAAGTGCCCCAGGCCGAAGACCTGATCATAAAGGGGCACCAGGAAATCGAGCAACCTGTAACCAGCCAGCCGGAAACCAGCTCCAGCTCCCTCAATCCAAAATACACCTTTGAACTCTTCGTCAGCGGAACGGGAAACCAGTTCGCCCATGCCGCGGCCATGGCGGTGGCCAACAACCCGGCCGACACCTACAATCCGCTCTTCATCTACGGCGGCGTCGGCTTGGGCAAGAGCCACCTTCTCAACGCCATCGGCCACACTATCCGGTCATCCTCACCAAACCTGAGCGTCTGCTACTGTTCAGCGGAAAAGTTCATGTACGAAATGGTCAATGCCCTGCGCCAGAAACGCATGGACCAGTTCAGGTCACGCTTCAGAAACCTGGACGTGCTCCTGGTGGACGATATCCAGTTCATTTCCGGAAAGGTGGGCACGCAGGAAGAGTTCTTCCACACCTTCAACGCACTCTACGACATGCAGAAGCAGATCGTGATCACCTCCGATAAATTCCCGCGGGAAATATCGGACCTGGAGGAACGACTGCGCTCCCGCTTCGAATGGGGTCTGATCGCGGATATCCAGCCGCCGGATCTCGAAACCAAGATAGCCATATTAAAGAAGAAATCAGAAATAACCCGCATCCAGCTCCCCGAGGACGTAATCTACTTCCTGGCTTCCAGCGACACGCGCAACATACGCGAACTGGAGGGAATGCTCATCCGCTTGGGTGCCTACAGCAGCCTGCAGGGCATCCCCATCACCCTGGATATGGCACGGGAGAATCTGAAGGAGATCATCGGCGACCGTCGCAAGGACATAACCGTCGAGTTGATCCAAAAGGTGGTCGCGGAACAGTTCGGCCTCAAGATGGCTGACCTGAAATCAAGCAAGCGGCTGAAAAATTTCGTTCAGGCCCGTCAGATCGCGATCTGGCTTTGCCGGGACATGACCAGCTTTTCCTATCCGGACATCGGCGCGAAATTCGGGGGCAAGGACCATTCAACAGTCATCTACGCAGCCAAAAAAATCGATCTGGCACTGAAGGACGACCCTAAACTATCAAGAATCATTGAGGATATTAAACTTATCCTCCTCAAGTAGGGATAAGCTGTTGATAGCCTGTGCAGCCATTGTTAACAACTCAGGCGCTGTTGATAAGCCCCGGAAAGTGGGCAGTATCATCAACAGCCACCAAGGCGGAATTCTCATTCAGAATCCAAGACTTGAACGGTTATCACCAGATTCACAGCCCCTATAACAACAACAAAGCTTTTCTTTTTTAATAAAAGATACTGACAGTAAGGAGTGACCCATGGAATTCAGAATTGACAAGGAAGTCTTCCTCAAATCGCTTCAAAAGATACAGGGTATCGTCGAAAAGCGAACCTCCATGCCGATCCTGTCAAACGTATTGCTGGAAGCCACCGAATCGTCACTCCGCGTCACGGCAACCGATCTGGAAGTCGGAATGAAATGCATCTACCCGGCTGAAATCCTCTCTCCGGGGAGAATCACCGTGGGAGCCAAGAAAATCTACGAAATCGTCAAGGAACTGCCCAACCAGCAGATCAGTTTCTCCGCCAAGGACAACGACTGGGTGGAGATAAGATGTGGCAAGGTTCATTTCAATATCGTCGGATTATCAGCCGAGGAATTTCCCTACTTCCCCGAAGTGCACGAGGAGAACCTGTTCGAAATCGAGAGCGCCCTGCTTAAGGGAATGATCGAAAAGACCTCCTATGCCATCTGCAACGATGACACGAAGTACAACTTAAACGGCCTGTTCGCCAAGACGGAAATCAACGACGACGACGTACAGCTGCTCAAGATGGTTGCCACCGATGGCCACCGGCTCTCCATCGCCAGCTGCCCGTTCAAGGGCAACGCGGGCCAGGAGCTTTCCAAGGGGGTCATCCTCCCCAAGAAGGGCGTCTACGAACTGAAGAAGATCGCCGAGGAAGATGGCGGGACACTGATGTTCGGATTCATGGACAACAGCGCCGTCATCAAACGGGGCGATTCCTACATGGTCATGCGCCTGGTTGACGGAGAATTTCCCGACTACAACCGCGTCATTCCCACGTCGAATGACCGAAGCATCATCATCAACTGTGACGACTTCACCCACTCGGTACGCAGGATGGCCATACTCTCCAGCGAAAAATTCAAGGGAATCATGCTGGATATATCCGAATCCAGCATCAGGATCTCTTCCAGCAATCCCGAACTGGGAGACGCCATGGAGGAGATCGATGTCAGCTACGGCGGCGAGCCGTTCTCGGTCAGATTCAACGCCCGCTACCTCCTGGACGTACTCGCCGTAACCGAGACCGAATCAGTGGAGATGAAATTCAAGGATGAACTGGCGCCCTCCATCATCCTGCCGGACAAGAGCGACAGCTTCCTGGCCGTTATCATGCCCATGAGACTCTGACAGAAGGATTTGTGCGCCTCACCAGACTAAGTATCGCCGATTTCCGCAACATCGGATCCGTACGCTTCACGCCAGGCAGATGCTTCAACCTGATTCATGGCCGCAACGGCCAGGGCAAGACCAATCTGCTGGAGGCCATCTATCTGCTGGGAAGTCCGCGTTCATTCCGCAACGCACGTCTGCCGGATTTCATCAGGCATGGAGAGCAGCGGGCGCACCTCCACGGCGAGGTCGAATCTGCCGGCATCCA
Protein-coding regions in this window:
- the dnaN gene encoding DNA polymerase III subunit beta — protein: MEFRIDKEVFLKSLQKIQGIVEKRTSMPILSNVLLEATESSLRVTATDLEVGMKCIYPAEILSPGRITVGAKKIYEIVKELPNQQISFSAKDNDWVEIRCGKVHFNIVGLSAEEFPYFPEVHEENLFEIESALLKGMIEKTSYAICNDDTKYNLNGLFAKTEINDDDVQLLKMVATDGHRLSIASCPFKGNAGQELSKGVILPKKGVYELKKIAEEDGGTLMFGFMDNSAVIKRGDSYMVMRLVDGEFPDYNRVIPTSNDRSIIINCDDFTHSVRRMAILSSEKFKGIMLDISESSIRISSSNPELGDAMEEIDVSYGGEPFSVRFNARYLLDVLAVTETESVEMKFKDELAPSIILPDKSDSFLAVIMPMRL
- the dnaA gene encoding chromosomal replication initiator protein DnaA — translated: MHDVWRQATENLEKVMSESDFTTWIQPISYSHADDTTVFLTVPTLFFKEWIDEHYRQVLVGALSVTAGKKYFIELVVQEEDQNAEVPQAEDLIIKGHQEIEQPVTSQPETSSSSLNPKYTFELFVSGTGNQFAHAAAMAVANNPADTYNPLFIYGGVGLGKSHLLNAIGHTIRSSSPNLSVCYCSAEKFMYEMVNALRQKRMDQFRSRFRNLDVLLVDDIQFISGKVGTQEEFFHTFNALYDMQKQIVITSDKFPREISDLEERLRSRFEWGLIADIQPPDLETKIAILKKKSEITRIQLPEDVIYFLASSDTRNIRELEGMLIRLGAYSSLQGIPITLDMARENLKEIIGDRRKDITVELIQKVVAEQFGLKMADLKSSKRLKNFVQARQIAIWLCRDMTSFSYPDIGAKFGGKDHSTVIYAAKKIDLALKDDPKLSRIIEDIKLILLK